The genomic DNA TTCTCGACGGGCTGCGCGGCTGGGGCGCGGCGGCCGTCCTGCTGTTTCATGTGTTCGTGGAAGCCTTCCCGATCAATCCAGAAGTTACAGCCTCGCTTCGCCACGTTTTCATGTTCAACGGAGTGCTGGCGGTCTGGGTGTTCTTCCTCGTTTCTGGCTTCTCACTCGCGATCGCCTACTGCCGCAGGCGCGATAGCCAAACACTTGCCAAGATTGCCCTCGGGCGCTACGTGCGTTTGGCAGTGCCGATCCTGTGCGCCGTATTGCTGCTCTACCTGCTTTTCTCCTTGGGGATGGTGCTTCCAGCTGACCAGCGTCTCCCAAAGTTCCAGGGTGTCCTTCCCACAGCACCCAATCTATGGGAAGTGATCCGGTTCTCGGTCTTCGATGTGTTCTTCGCCTTCAACCCTGCGACAACGCTGATTGGCCCGCTATGGACGATGCCATTTGAACTCTGGGGTTCGTGTCTGGTACTGGGCGCGCTGTTCGTCGCCGGGCGACTTGAGCGCAGAGGCTACGTTTATGCTGCGCTGGCCGTTGTCGCCTACCTGATTCATCCGATCTACGCGGCTTTCGTCGTTGGGCTCGCTTTGGCAGAGGTGCACGTCTCCGAGTTCTGGGGGCAGCATGTGGCCAAGCTATCGGGGAGCGCTGCGTTGCTGATCATCCCCGGCATCTACGCTGCCAGTCTCTTGCCGAAGGAGGCCGAAGAGCATCACGCGGCGTACTTTGCGGTGGCCCTGCTTCTGACGTTGGGCGGCATATTCAGCCGTCCGCTGTCCGGCTTCCTGTCTGGTGGCGTGAGCAGATTTTTTGGGCGGATCTCGTTTCCGCTCTACTTGGTCCACGGCCCCTGATGCTCGCCTACGGCAACAACGCCTACCGTTGGATCGAGACCCCTACGGATCTGCAGAAGCTGCTGCTGAACCTCTCAATCGTGGCCGTCTGCATCGGCAGCGCGACTTTGCTTGCGCCGATGGACCGACTTGGGATCGCTTCGGCGAAGCGCATCAGCAGCTTCGTCATGTCGCGCGGCGCAGGCTCTGTGCGGGCCGAGATTGAACAACCTCGCCTCTGACGTTCGAGCTGCCTTCAATAGGGCGCCGCCGACCTGACCACCTCGACCGGCCCGATGCCCGAGTAGACCGTCTCTCCGGTCTTGAGCGATGTGACGGTCCACCGATCGCCCGGCGTCACCTTGTAGTCGCCAGGCTGGTGCGGCAATTCGCGCTCCTCGTATATTCCGAGGCCGAGTCAGGAGGCCATGGCCGCAGGGCTGGCGGCGCTTCAGACGCTAATCGAAGGCCTCAAAGTCGGACCACGAGCCAAAGCAGCGCCGCCGCCAGCGCCGAAGCCACCGGCTGGGCCGTTCGGGTTCGGGTCGGTGCTGCCGTAGACGTTCGGGCTACATCTCGGAGCGCCGGCGGGCCTACTACCGCAAGCCCTATGGCATCGAGTTGCCGGCGGACAGGGAGGCAAGTCCGGCACCGCGCGTCCGATTGAGCGCAGCTGCGATCCGGTGCTCATGGCCAGATTGATCCGTAACCTGATCGACGAGCGTGCGCAGTGCCTTTCGAGCTCGCCCAAGCCGGGTCAACCCGAGATAGAGCTGAGCCGGGGTGTCCACGGCGCCTCCGCGGGCGAGCGCGATGGCCCCGTGCAAGCATGCGACGATCTCGGGAAAACAATCGAGAAATTCCTCGTTGTTGGCGGCGTTGATGGGGCAATAGCTCAAGTCGCTGCTCAATTGCTTGACCTGACTAAAGGCCATGTGCACTAGCATCCGCTGGCAACTCTCGGAGGTGCCCAGGGCGGCCTCGAGTTGCACTGCGGCGGCCTCAAGATCCCTGCGCAGGGTCAAGGGGTAAAGCCTCGAGCGAATCTTGCCTGAGCAGGGGCGGCTTAGGAATTGGCGCTGCGGGTTCGTCGATTGCGTCACAGACGACGCTGGCGCGGGTTGAGTAGACTTCTGGGTAGCCATGATGTGCGGTTCCTTTGCTGGTTTGCACGTTGTGGTTAGCCGGCCTCGGTGTACCACCACCTTGGC from Variovorax sp. PBL-E5 includes the following:
- a CDS encoding acyltransferase family protein, with protein sequence MKETVAADRLHFLDGLRGWGAAAVLLFHVFVEAFPINPEVTASLRHVFMFNGVLAVWVFFLVSGFSLAIAYCRRRDSQTLAKIALGRYVRLAVPILCAVLLLYLLFSLGMVLPADQRLPKFQGVLPTAPNLWEVIRFSVFDVFFAFNPATTLIGPLWTMPFELWGSCLVLGALFVAGRLERRGYVYAALAVVAYLIHPIYAAFVVGLALAEVHVSEFWGQHVAKLSGSAALLIIPGIYAASLLPKEAEEHHAAYFAVALLLTLGGIFSRPLSGFLSGGVSRFFGRISFPLYLVHGP